The Esox lucius isolate fEsoLuc1 chromosome 5, fEsoLuc1.pri, whole genome shotgun sequence genome includes a region encoding these proteins:
- the fdxr gene encoding NADPH:adrenodoxin oxidoreductase, mitochondrial isoform X1, protein MSTHKGVLWKIRMLNIFLTSTRRVRITRLHGARGLGTSPAASCPKVCIVGGGPAGFYTAQHLVKTRPDVQVDIYERLPVPFGLVRFGVAPDHPEVKNVMNTFTQTAQHARCSFHGNVSVGKDVTVQELQEAYHAVVLSYGAEGNRTLGVPGEDLAGVHSAKDFVGWYNGLPTNRDLRPDLRCETAVILGQGNVALDVARILLSPVDILKNTDITQPALDTLAESSVRRVLIVGRRGPLQLACTIKELREMVNLPGTRPEMEASDFECIAKMLKVLPRPRKRLTELLLKVAVETPEETELERRNSAKRAWGFRFFRSPVEILPSDDLTRAAGIRLAVNRLEGEGEDVWAVTTGEVEDVECGLVISSIGYKSLPIDPAVPFDPRKHIIPNTMGRVQKCAAGLYCSGWVKRGPTGVIATTMNDSFDTARTLLHDMDEGTLDISTVKPGSAGVTTILEKRGVKPVLFSDWEKIDSEESKRGEARGKPREKLLDVGEMLKVAWT, encoded by the exons ATGAGCACTCATAAAGGTGTGTTATGGAAGATCCGgatgttaaatatttttttgacgTCGACAAGGCGCGTACGGATCACACGATTACATG gtgCGCGTGGACTTGGCACCTCCCCAGCTGCCTCCTGCCCCAAGGTGTGTATAGTGGGGGGTGGTCCTGCTGGCTTCTACACTGCACAACACCTGGTCAAG ACTCGGCCAGATGTTCAGGTGGACATTTACGAGCGACTACCAGTCCCTTTCGGCTTGGTCAGATTTGGGGTGGCCCCCGACCACCCAGAGGTCAAG AACGTTATGAACACCTTCACCCAGACAGCCCAGCACGCCAGGTGTAGTTTCCACGGCAACGTGAGTGTTGGTAAGGATGTCACTGTGCAAGAGCTTCAGGAAGCCTATCACGCCGTGGTGCTG AGCTACGGAGCAGAAGGAAACAGGACTTTGGGCGTACCAGGGGAAGACTTGGCTGGAGTTCACTCTGCCAAAGACTTTGTTGGGTGGTACAATGGGCTGCCTACAAACAGAGAT CTGAGGCCAGATCTGAGGTGTGAGACTGCTGTAATCCTGGGCCAAGGCAATGTGGCCCTGGATGTAGCCAGGATACTTCTATCTCCTGTTGACATTCTGAAG AACACAGATATTACCCAGCCTGCCCTGGACACCCTGGCAGAGAGCAGTGTCCGTAGGGTGCTCATCGTGGGGCGCAGGGGACCCCTACAGTTGGCCTGCACCATCAAG GAGCTGAGAGAGATGGTGAACCTGCCTGGAACAAGACCAGAGATGGAAGCATCTGACTTTGAGTGCATTGCAAAGATGCTGAAAG TACTGCCCAGGCCCAGGAAGCGTCTGACAGAACTGCTGCTGAAAGTTGCAGTAGAAACTCCAGAGGAAACAGAGCTAGAGAGACGGAACTCGGCCAAGCGGGCCTGGGGATTCCGTTTCTTCCGGAGCCCCGTTGAAATCCTCCCCTCCGATGATCTCACCAGGGCCGCAGGGATACGATTGGCTGTCAACCGGCTAGAG GGTGAGGGTGAGGATGTCTGGGCAGTGACCACAGGCGAGGTGGAGGATGTGGAGTGTGGCCTAGTCATCAGCAGCATTGGCTACAAAAGTCTTCCCATTGACCCTGCTGTCCCCTTTGACCCCCGAAAACACATCATCCCCAACACTATGGGTCGTGTGCAGAAGTGTGCGG CAGGTCTATACTGCAGTGGCTGGGTGAAAAGGGGTCCCACAGGTGTGATAGCAACCACCATGAATGACAGCTTTGACACAGCCAGGACCCTCTTACATGACATGGATGAAGGGACACTGGACATCTCCACAGTCAAGCCTGGCTCAGCGGGGGTCACCACCATACTGGAGAAGAGAG GAGTGAAGCCAGTGTTGTTCTCAGACTGGGAGAAGATAGACAGTGAAGAATCAAAGAGGGGAGAAGCCAGGGGAAAGCCCAGGGAAAAGCTGCTGGATGTGGGAGAGATGCTGAAGGTGGCCTGGACATAG
- the mrpl38 gene encoding 39S ribosomal protein L38, mitochondrial isoform X1: MALRMVCSSVLRTGTDLGVSNARTIATTAFLCRRSASLGPMPNEDIDYRNLESLEKYRSYTRYLKKAEEAKNSPAWWKTYRQYQQQEDPEHVFIPVCHAGPGVEKVNIGLPHCQSAKGKERKERKRVVKENRSSIELERAMRLRTFKIPLDRVQACWEEMSGPYHVQRLAEHYGIFRDLFPMAYFVPRVTLRVSYGLDISAPVYYGNHLTPTEAAVAPQVSFEAEEGSLWTLLLTCPDEHLLDSEGEYVHWLVGNISGGAVTSGEELYEYLAPIPAKGTGFHRFVFILFRQEGLIHFQEDVQRSPCVSLSERSFKTEQFYRKHQDLITPAGLSFFQSQWDQSVTNTFHNTLNMKEPVFQFERPPVYHPPQVKYPHRQPLRYLDRYRDGKEHTYGIY; this comes from the exons ATGGCGTTGCGCATGGTTTGCTCCTCTGTGCTGCGGACGGGCACAGATTTAGGGGTCAGCAATGCCAGGACAATTGCAACTACCG CTTTTTTATGCCGAAGGTCTGCTTCTTTGGGACCCATGCCAAACGAGGACATTGACTACAGAAACTTGGAGTCACTAGAAAAGTATCGCAGCTACACACGGTACCTCAAGAAAGCTGAGGAGGCGAAGAACTCTCCAGCCTGGTGGAAGACCTACAGACAGTATCAACAGCAAGAGGACCCTGAACATG TCTTTATTCCTGTGTGTCATGCTGGCCCAGGTGTGGAGAAAGTCAACATTGGGCTACCACATTGTCAGTCCGCCAAGGGGAAAGAAAGGAAGGAGCGGAAGAGGGTGGTGAAGGAGAACAGAAGCAGTATAGAGCTGGAGAGGGCAATGCGTCTGCGTACCT TTAAGATCCCCCTGGATCGGGTACAGGCATGCTGGGAGGAGATGAGCGGCCCATACCATGTCCAGAGGCTAGCAGAGCACTATGGGATCTTCAGGGATCTGTTTCCCATGGCCTACTTTGTCCCTCGTGTCACACTTCGAGTCAGCTATGGCCTGGACATTTCAGCCCCAGTATATTATGGGAACCACTTGACGCCCACAGAG GCTGCCGTGGCGCCTCAGGTCAGTTTTGAGGCAGAGGAGGGCTCCCTGTGGACGCTGCTGCTCACCTGCCCAG ACGAGCATTTGCTGGACAGTGAAGGGGAGTATGTGCACTGGCTTGT TGGGAACATCTCCGGTGGTGCAGTAACCTCAGGCGAAGAGCTGTATGAATACCTGGCCCCGATCCCAGCCAAAGGGACGGGATTTCACCGCTTTGTCTTCATCCTGTTTAGACAGGAAGGACTCATCCACTTCCAGGAAGACGTGCAACGATCACCATG TGTGTCACTGTCAGAGCGGAGCTTTAAGACAGAGCAGTTCTACAGGAAACACCAGGACCTCATAACTCCAGCAGGCTTGTCCTTTTTCCAAAGTCAGTGGGACCAGTCTGTTACCAACACCTTCCATAACACACTCa ACATGAAAGAGCCAGTGTTTCAGTTTGAGCGGCCGCCTGTCTATCACCCTCCGCAGGTGAAGTATCCTCACCGTCAGCCACTCCGATATCTGGACAGGTACCGAGATGGAAAAGAGCACACCTACGGAATCTACTGA
- the wbp2 gene encoding WW domain-binding protein 2: protein MALNKNHSESGGVIINNSESVLMSYENVELVFCEAECLPEAFRKSKKGSIFLTPYRVIFVAKAGRDALQSFMMPFYLIKGCEVKQPVLGANYIKGTVSAEPGGGWEGSATFKLVFAAGGAIEFGQYMLQVASQASRGQPVSSGFGGCPYMANGAYAYPPPPANGYPAGPPPGYSYPNPTPPGAFYPNPPAFDGPAAYMPPPPYSAPLGQQAPHHPDLPSTPAAEAKAAEAAASASSATLPPTYLPQDKPPPYSPTEDKKTQ, encoded by the exons ATGGCTTTGAACAAGAATCATTCCGAATCCGGAGGCGTCATAATCAACAACAGTGAAAG tgtgttgatgAGCTATGAGAACGTGGAGTTGGTGTTCTGTGAAGCAGAGTGTCTGCCTGAAGCCTTCAGGAAAAGTAAGAAGGGAAGCATATTTCTGACTCCCTACAGG GTGATATTTGTGGCCAAGGCGGGTCGTGACGCTCTGCAATCCTTCATGATGCCTTTCTACCTGATAAAAGGCTGCGAGGTCAAACAGCCTGTCCTGGGGGCCAACTACATCAAAGGCACTGTCAGTGCTGAGCCCGGag GAGGCTGGGAGGGGTCTGCCACCTTTAAGCTGGTATTTGCTGCTGGAGGAGCCATAGAGTTTGGGCAGTACATGTTACAGGTGGCTTCACAAG CTTCCAGAGGGCAGCCTGTGAGCAGTGGCTTTGGAGGCTGTCCTTACATGGCCAATGGGGCTTATGCATACCCTCCTCCCCCAGCCAATGGGTACCCTGCCGGACCCCCACCTGGATACTCCTACCCCAaccccactccaccag GCGCGTTCTATCCCAATCCACCAGCATTTGATGGTCCTGCAGCCTACATGCCCCCTCCTCCTTATTCCGCCCCCCTCGGGCAGCAGGCCCCCCACCACCCTGACCTGCCTTCCACACCCGCAG cTGAGGCCAAAGCAGCAGAGGCAGCGGCCAGTGCCAGTTCTgccaccctccctcccacttACCTACCACAG GACAAACCTCCCCCCTACTCACCTACTGAGGACAAGAAGACCCAGTAG
- the fdxr gene encoding NADPH:adrenodoxin oxidoreductase, mitochondrial isoform X2, translated as MSTHKGVLWKIRMLNIFLTSTRRVRITRLHGARGLGTSPAASCPKVCIVGGGPAGFYTAQHLVKTRPDVQVDIYERLPVPFGLVRFGVAPDHPEVKNVMNTFTQTAQHARCSFHGNVSVGKDVTVQELQEAYHAVVLSYGAEGNRTLGVPGEDLAGVHSAKDFVGWYNGLPTNRDLRPDLRCETAVILGQGNVALDVARILLSPVDILKNTDITQPALDTLAESSVRRVLIVGRRGPLQLACTIKELREMVNLPGTRPEMEASDFECIAKMLKVLPRPRKRLTELLLKVAVETPEETELERRNSAKRAWGFRFFRSPVEILPSDDLTRAAGIRLAVNRLEGEGEDVWAVTTGEVEDVECGLVISSIGYKSLPIDPAVPFDPRKHIIPNTMGRVQKCAGLYCSGWVKRGPTGVIATTMNDSFDTARTLLHDMDEGTLDISTVKPGSAGVTTILEKRGVKPVLFSDWEKIDSEESKRGEARGKPREKLLDVGEMLKVAWT; from the exons ATGAGCACTCATAAAGGTGTGTTATGGAAGATCCGgatgttaaatatttttttgacgTCGACAAGGCGCGTACGGATCACACGATTACATG gtgCGCGTGGACTTGGCACCTCCCCAGCTGCCTCCTGCCCCAAGGTGTGTATAGTGGGGGGTGGTCCTGCTGGCTTCTACACTGCACAACACCTGGTCAAG ACTCGGCCAGATGTTCAGGTGGACATTTACGAGCGACTACCAGTCCCTTTCGGCTTGGTCAGATTTGGGGTGGCCCCCGACCACCCAGAGGTCAAG AACGTTATGAACACCTTCACCCAGACAGCCCAGCACGCCAGGTGTAGTTTCCACGGCAACGTGAGTGTTGGTAAGGATGTCACTGTGCAAGAGCTTCAGGAAGCCTATCACGCCGTGGTGCTG AGCTACGGAGCAGAAGGAAACAGGACTTTGGGCGTACCAGGGGAAGACTTGGCTGGAGTTCACTCTGCCAAAGACTTTGTTGGGTGGTACAATGGGCTGCCTACAAACAGAGAT CTGAGGCCAGATCTGAGGTGTGAGACTGCTGTAATCCTGGGCCAAGGCAATGTGGCCCTGGATGTAGCCAGGATACTTCTATCTCCTGTTGACATTCTGAAG AACACAGATATTACCCAGCCTGCCCTGGACACCCTGGCAGAGAGCAGTGTCCGTAGGGTGCTCATCGTGGGGCGCAGGGGACCCCTACAGTTGGCCTGCACCATCAAG GAGCTGAGAGAGATGGTGAACCTGCCTGGAACAAGACCAGAGATGGAAGCATCTGACTTTGAGTGCATTGCAAAGATGCTGAAAG TACTGCCCAGGCCCAGGAAGCGTCTGACAGAACTGCTGCTGAAAGTTGCAGTAGAAACTCCAGAGGAAACAGAGCTAGAGAGACGGAACTCGGCCAAGCGGGCCTGGGGATTCCGTTTCTTCCGGAGCCCCGTTGAAATCCTCCCCTCCGATGATCTCACCAGGGCCGCAGGGATACGATTGGCTGTCAACCGGCTAGAG GGTGAGGGTGAGGATGTCTGGGCAGTGACCACAGGCGAGGTGGAGGATGTGGAGTGTGGCCTAGTCATCAGCAGCATTGGCTACAAAAGTCTTCCCATTGACCCTGCTGTCCCCTTTGACCCCCGAAAACACATCATCCCCAACACTATGGGTCGTGTGCAGAAGTGTGCGG GTCTATACTGCAGTGGCTGGGTGAAAAGGGGTCCCACAGGTGTGATAGCAACCACCATGAATGACAGCTTTGACACAGCCAGGACCCTCTTACATGACATGGATGAAGGGACACTGGACATCTCCACAGTCAAGCCTGGCTCAGCGGGGGTCACCACCATACTGGAGAAGAGAG GAGTGAAGCCAGTGTTGTTCTCAGACTGGGAGAAGATAGACAGTGAAGAATCAAAGAGGGGAGAAGCCAGGGGAAAGCCCAGGGAAAAGCTGCTGGATGTGGGAGAGATGCTGAAGGTGGCCTGGACATAG
- the trim65 gene encoding tripartite motif-containing protein 65: MEPQNLSCAICLDRFRIPATIPCGHTFCQDCITEHWDTKSKADIGPHCPICNEEFPTRPILKRNVSLSVLSEATANSAGASGRDTVPLMKGDVARSMPLVLCDRHKKPLVYYCQKDNMCVCYECAISECNNHEKVLVETEKENRELLLRRKSVEVGRCMEETERSIAELTENIAKAQVTWQQTSHWVNAKFSMLLKVLAEKQESTENFIEQEKHASLAQANARLEELRERAKQLRERQVQIAATRILPDTQLIQESRLVEVPRMKDIPVDVSPNLQERLSGVTDVLSRISKLVSEDLVKAVSTAVGQDKQGSPQDKRPVLAVVPSPAAPCHPAGKKGLSEYRCTLTFDPRTANAHLLLSQENRRAEHLTSGPRPVTAHHARFDHTWQVLCFQGFRHGQHYWEVEVSKPWAYLGVTYEGIPRKEKGKRCMVGMNDLSWSLQLDERQLSAWHNGRREMVAGHSNHSRIGMLLDYEAGTLTYYGHGQARLHAFHCAFTQELFPACWIGEGVSITLCST; this comes from the exons ATGGAACCCCAGAATTTGTCCTGCGCCATCTGCTTGGATCGCTTCCGGATTCCAGCCACAATCCCATGTGGTCACACTTTCTGTCAAGACTGCATCACAGAGCACTGGGACACCAAGTCCAAGGCGGACATTGGGCCACATTGTCCCATCTGCAATGAGGAATTCCCTACCAGACCCATCTTAAAACGCAACGTGTCTCTGTCCGTTCTGTCTGAGGCCACAGCAAACAGTGCTGGTGCGTCTGGTAGAGACACTGTGCCGCTTATGAAGGGGGACGTTGCCAGAAGCATGCCTCTGGTTTTGTGTGACCGACACAAGAAGCCCCTGGTGTACtactgccagaaggacaacatgtgtgtgtgttatgaatgTGCTATCTCAGAGTGCAATAACCATGAAAAGGTGCTGGTGGAGACTGAGAAGGAGAACCGAGAG TTACTTCTGAGAAGAAAGAGTGTGGAGGTGGGAAGATGTATGGAGGAAACTGAGAGGAGCATCGCTGAGCTGACAGAGAATATTGCAAAAGCCCAG GTGACTTGGCAGCAGACCTCCCACTGGGTGAATGCAAAGTTCTCCATGCTGTTGAAGGTGCTAGCAGAGAAACAGGAGTCTACAGAGAACTTCATTGAGCAGGAAAAGCATGCTTCCCTAGCCCAGGCAAATGCTAGGCTAGAGGAACTACGTGAGAGGGCCAAGCAACTCAGGGAGCGTCAGGTCCAAATAGCAGCCACCCGCATCCTGCCCGACACCCAACTAATACAG GAGTCTCGTCTGGTGGAGGTCCCTCGTATGAAGGACATTCCAGTGGATGTGAGCCCTAACCTGCAGGAGAGGCTCAGCGGGGTAACAGACGTCCTGTCACGGATCTCCAAGCTGGTGTCTGAGGACCTGGTGAAGGCTGTGTCCACAGCTGTGGGGCAGGACAAGCAAG GTTCTCCCCAGGATAAGCGCCCGGTCCTGGCTGTGGTCCCCAGTCCTGCTGCTCCATGTCACCCAGCTGGGAAGAAAGGACTCAGCGAAT ACCGATGTaccctgacctttgaccctcgCACAGCCAACGCTCACCTGCTCCTCTCCCAGGAGAACCGACGGGCGGAACACCTGACCTCTGGGCCACGCCCTGTCACTGCCCACCACGCCCGATTTGACCACACCTGGCAGGTGCTCTGCTTCCAGGGCTTCAGGCACGGACAGCACTACTGGGAGGTGGAGGTGTCCAAGCCATGGGCCTACCTGGGG GTGACCTATGAGGGCAtcccaaggaaggaaaagggaaAGAGGTGCATGGTGGGAATGAACGATCTGTCCTGGAGCCTCCAGCTGGATGAGCGGCAGCTGAGCGCCTGGCACAACGGGCGTCGAGAAATGGTGGCCGGCCACTCCAACCACTCCCGCATTGGAATGCTGCTTGACTACGAGGCGGGAACACTGACCTACTACGGACACGGCCAGGCACGCCTGCACGCCTTTCACTGTGCCTTCACCCAGGAGCTGTTCCCCGCCTGCTGGATAGGGGAGGGCGTCAGCATCACACTCTGCTCTACATGA
- the mrpl38 gene encoding 39S ribosomal protein L38, mitochondrial isoform X3, which yields MALRMVCSSVLRTGTDLGVSNARTIATTAFLCRRSASLGPMPNEDIDYRNLESLEKYRSYTRYLKKAEEAKNSPAWWKTYRQYQQQEDPEHVFIPVCHAGPGVEKVNIGLPHCQSAKGKERKERKRVVKENRSSIELERAMRLRTFKIPLDRVQACWEEMSGPYHVQRLAEHYGIFRDLFPMAYFVPRVTLRVSYGLDISAPVYYGNHLTPTEAAVAPQVSFEAEEGSLWTLLLTCPDEHLLDSEGEYVHWLVGNISGGAVTSGEELYEYLAPIPAKGTGFHRFVFILFRQEGLIHFQEDVQRSPCVSLSERSFKTEQFYRKHQDLITPAGLSFFQSQWDQSVTNTFHNTLRNGKMHASLPQT from the exons ATGGCGTTGCGCATGGTTTGCTCCTCTGTGCTGCGGACGGGCACAGATTTAGGGGTCAGCAATGCCAGGACAATTGCAACTACCG CTTTTTTATGCCGAAGGTCTGCTTCTTTGGGACCCATGCCAAACGAGGACATTGACTACAGAAACTTGGAGTCACTAGAAAAGTATCGCAGCTACACACGGTACCTCAAGAAAGCTGAGGAGGCGAAGAACTCTCCAGCCTGGTGGAAGACCTACAGACAGTATCAACAGCAAGAGGACCCTGAACATG TCTTTATTCCTGTGTGTCATGCTGGCCCAGGTGTGGAGAAAGTCAACATTGGGCTACCACATTGTCAGTCCGCCAAGGGGAAAGAAAGGAAGGAGCGGAAGAGGGTGGTGAAGGAGAACAGAAGCAGTATAGAGCTGGAGAGGGCAATGCGTCTGCGTACCT TTAAGATCCCCCTGGATCGGGTACAGGCATGCTGGGAGGAGATGAGCGGCCCATACCATGTCCAGAGGCTAGCAGAGCACTATGGGATCTTCAGGGATCTGTTTCCCATGGCCTACTTTGTCCCTCGTGTCACACTTCGAGTCAGCTATGGCCTGGACATTTCAGCCCCAGTATATTATGGGAACCACTTGACGCCCACAGAG GCTGCCGTGGCGCCTCAGGTCAGTTTTGAGGCAGAGGAGGGCTCCCTGTGGACGCTGCTGCTCACCTGCCCAG ACGAGCATTTGCTGGACAGTGAAGGGGAGTATGTGCACTGGCTTGT TGGGAACATCTCCGGTGGTGCAGTAACCTCAGGCGAAGAGCTGTATGAATACCTGGCCCCGATCCCAGCCAAAGGGACGGGATTTCACCGCTTTGTCTTCATCCTGTTTAGACAGGAAGGACTCATCCACTTCCAGGAAGACGTGCAACGATCACCATG TGTGTCACTGTCAGAGCGGAGCTTTAAGACAGAGCAGTTCTACAGGAAACACCAGGACCTCATAACTCCAGCAGGCTTGTCCTTTTTCCAAAGTCAGTGGGACCAGTCTGTTACCAACACCTTCCATAACACACTCa GAAATGGTAAGATGCACGCTTCTCTCCCCCAGACATGA
- the mrpl38 gene encoding 39S ribosomal protein L38, mitochondrial isoform X2 yields the protein MALRMVCSSVLRTGTDLGVSNARTIATTAFLCRRSASLGPMPNEDIDYRNLESLEKYRSYTRYLKKAEEAKNSPAWWKTYRQYQQQEDPEHGVEKVNIGLPHCQSAKGKERKERKRVVKENRSSIELERAMRLRTFKIPLDRVQACWEEMSGPYHVQRLAEHYGIFRDLFPMAYFVPRVTLRVSYGLDISAPVYYGNHLTPTEAAVAPQVSFEAEEGSLWTLLLTCPDEHLLDSEGEYVHWLVGNISGGAVTSGEELYEYLAPIPAKGTGFHRFVFILFRQEGLIHFQEDVQRSPCVSLSERSFKTEQFYRKHQDLITPAGLSFFQSQWDQSVTNTFHNTLNMKEPVFQFERPPVYHPPQVKYPHRQPLRYLDRYRDGKEHTYGIY from the exons ATGGCGTTGCGCATGGTTTGCTCCTCTGTGCTGCGGACGGGCACAGATTTAGGGGTCAGCAATGCCAGGACAATTGCAACTACCG CTTTTTTATGCCGAAGGTCTGCTTCTTTGGGACCCATGCCAAACGAGGACATTGACTACAGAAACTTGGAGTCACTAGAAAAGTATCGCAGCTACACACGGTACCTCAAGAAAGCTGAGGAGGCGAAGAACTCTCCAGCCTGGTGGAAGACCTACAGACAGTATCAACAGCAAGAGGACCCTGAACATG GTGTGGAGAAAGTCAACATTGGGCTACCACATTGTCAGTCCGCCAAGGGGAAAGAAAGGAAGGAGCGGAAGAGGGTGGTGAAGGAGAACAGAAGCAGTATAGAGCTGGAGAGGGCAATGCGTCTGCGTACCT TTAAGATCCCCCTGGATCGGGTACAGGCATGCTGGGAGGAGATGAGCGGCCCATACCATGTCCAGAGGCTAGCAGAGCACTATGGGATCTTCAGGGATCTGTTTCCCATGGCCTACTTTGTCCCTCGTGTCACACTTCGAGTCAGCTATGGCCTGGACATTTCAGCCCCAGTATATTATGGGAACCACTTGACGCCCACAGAG GCTGCCGTGGCGCCTCAGGTCAGTTTTGAGGCAGAGGAGGGCTCCCTGTGGACGCTGCTGCTCACCTGCCCAG ACGAGCATTTGCTGGACAGTGAAGGGGAGTATGTGCACTGGCTTGT TGGGAACATCTCCGGTGGTGCAGTAACCTCAGGCGAAGAGCTGTATGAATACCTGGCCCCGATCCCAGCCAAAGGGACGGGATTTCACCGCTTTGTCTTCATCCTGTTTAGACAGGAAGGACTCATCCACTTCCAGGAAGACGTGCAACGATCACCATG TGTGTCACTGTCAGAGCGGAGCTTTAAGACAGAGCAGTTCTACAGGAAACACCAGGACCTCATAACTCCAGCAGGCTTGTCCTTTTTCCAAAGTCAGTGGGACCAGTCTGTTACCAACACCTTCCATAACACACTCa ACATGAAAGAGCCAGTGTTTCAGTTTGAGCGGCCGCCTGTCTATCACCCTCCGCAGGTGAAGTATCCTCACCGTCAGCCACTCCGATATCTGGACAGGTACCGAGATGGAAAAGAGCACACCTACGGAATCTACTGA